The DNA segment TTCCTCCTGCTGCTCCTGCGCGGCCGCGGCGAGCGGGAACTCCTCGACACCCTCGCCCGCCGGCACGCGACCCGCACCGCCCGCGCGGCCCAGGCCGCGTGGGGCCCCGCGCCGCTCCCGGGCGTGCCCGCGGAGGACCTGTACGGCGCGGCCCCGCCGGGCCCCCTCCCGCCGCCGCTGCCCGCGCCGAAGACGCCCGAGCACCCGCCCGCGTACCCCGCCACCCCCGGCGGCCCCGACCCACTGGCACTGGACCAGTTGGCGACCGACGCCGCGGCCCGCGCGCACGCCCTGCTCACCACCGGCCGCGACCCCGTGGCCGACCTGACGCTGTGGCAGGACGCCGTGCGGCTCGCCGCCGCCCGCCCCGGCTCGGGCCTGACGGCCGGCACCCGCGGCCTGTACGCGGACCTGGCGGAGGCCACCGGCCGGAGCACCGGCGAGCTGGCCCGGGCGGTCGCGGCCTGGCGGCAGGGCGGCGCCGAGGGCCTCGCGGTGCTGGAGGAGCCCTGGGACCCGCCGGCCGGCCGGTTCGACCGCGCCCGCCCCGCGCTGCTGGCCGCGGGCCTGCCCGTCTTCCGGCCCTGGCGCAACCACCTGACCCACCCCCGCGGCCACATCCAGCTCCGCCTCGGCCGGGACGGCCTGTGGTACGGCTACGAGTCCGAGCCGGGCCGGGAGAACTGGTGGCCGCGCGGCGGCCCCGGCCTGGACCCCGTGGACGCCCTCTCCAGCCTGGTCGACCCCCACGGCCCCGACCGCCAGGACCCCGGCACCCACCACGCGGGCCCCGGCGGCCTCGGCGCCCCCGACGACTGACGGCGAGACGCGCCTCGTTCTTGACTGACCCATCCAGAACA comes from the Streptomyces sp. TS71-3 genome and includes:
- a CDS encoding SWIM zinc finger family protein, giving the protein MSGARGRPGGANATEAGRVRRAEGDGGARTWWGDAWIAALEAGALDPARLARGRAYAGRGQVGDVSVTPGRLLAYVQGSRPRPYRAQVRLRLLPDEAWEEFLDAAAEHPGHIAALLDRDLPHSLAEHGPGLLPGPGDLEPQCSCPDSGRPCKHAAALCYRTARLLDEDPFLLLLLRGRGERELLDTLARRHATRTARAAQAAWGPAPLPGVPAEDLYGAAPPGPLPPPLPAPKTPEHPPAYPATPGGPDPLALDQLATDAAARAHALLTTGRDPVADLTLWQDAVRLAAARPGSGLTAGTRGLYADLAEATGRSTGELARAVAAWRQGGAEGLAVLEEPWDPPAGRFDRARPALLAAGLPVFRPWRNHLTHPRGHIQLRLGRDGLWYGYESEPGRENWWPRGGPGLDPVDALSSLVDPHGPDRQDPGTHHAGPGGLGAPDD